The sequence ACCAAACATCAATTGAAGCGGAAGTCGGTCAGCTTGACATCCAGCTGTGACGTTTTCTTGCCCCGCTGCACGGTCAGGCGCACCGTATCGCCCACCCGCTTGCCAATCATGGCGGTGCGGATGTCCTCGGAGCTGTCCACCTGCTTGCCGTCCACCGCCGTGATGACATCGGCGTCACTGTTCGGCATCACGCTGCCGTCGTCGCGCCGGACAGGTTCGGCAGCTTTCAGGCCCGCCGCAGCGGCCGGGCTGCCAGGAAAGACCCGCGTGACCAGCACTCCCGTTTCGGGCAGGCCGGCTTCGCCGCGCAGCTCAGGGTCGGCGCTGCTCAGGTCCAGCATGGAAATGCCCATCACCGGCGTCTTGATTTCCTCGCCGCTTTGCAGCTGCGGCAGCAGACCCTTGACCGTGCTGACCGGAATGGCGAAGCCCACGCCCGCGCTCTGGCCGATGCCCCCGGTCAGAATCTGGGTGTTCACGCCCACCACCTGCCCGGCCGAGTTGAGCAGCGGCCCGCCCGAGTTGCCCGGGTTGATGGCCGCGTCGGTCTGAATGACCGGCTGCAGCACGTCGCCCACGCCGACCGGAGCCTCGCGCTCCAGGCTGGAAATGATGCCTTCGGACACGCTGAAGTCCAGCCCGAACGGAGCCCCCAGCGCGATGGCCTTGAGGCCCACTTCCAGCGATTTGTCGTCGCCTAGCGGGAGGGCGTGAATCTCCTCTTTCGGCAGGTTCTTGGCGCGAATCAGGGCCAGGTCGTAGTCGGGGGCGGTGCCCACCACTTCGGCGGGGTACGAGCGGGTGTCGTTATGCAGCCGCACGGTGATTTCGTCGGCGTCCTGCACCACGTGGTAATTGGTCAGGATGTCGCCG is a genomic window of Deinococcus proteolyticus MRP containing:
- a CDS encoding S1C family serine protease; its protein translation is MNRVLPALGITALLAAGAYGGYQFSELRGEPAQVVQLDPSADPASGAATASTAQARAVTTAASAPALAADSAARTESEQNTASVVKSSSDGLVFIETTSTVQPNLQQQMLEQLFGQGSREPLTPREAQGLGSGFFVTSSGDILTNYHVVQDADEITVRLHNDTRSYPAEVVGTAPDYDLALIRAKNLPKEEIHALPLGDDKSLEVGLKAIALGAPFGLDFSVSEGIISSLEREAPVGVGDVLQPVIQTDAAINPGNSGGPLLNSAGQVVGVNTQILTGGIGQSAGVGFAIPVSTVKGLLPQLQSGEEIKTPVMGISMLDLSSADPELRGEAGLPETGVLVTRVFPGSPAAAAGLKAAEPVRRDDGSVMPNSDADVITAVDGKQVDSSEDIRTAMIGKRVGDTVRLTVQRGKKTSQLDVKLTDFRFN